The following are encoded in a window of Nitrospirota bacterium genomic DNA:
- a CDS encoding BACON domain-containing carbohydrate-binding protein, producing the protein MNWGSAFAGILLLWSTPAWSATLTWNANLEPDLAGYRIYQCSQQPCTRVSSNASLLVILGTATSFNIGTPALTQYYFITAYDFSNNESFASTLAIYTPAGAPAPGPAPTPTPTPTPTPTPTPTPTSPVIGASPTSLSFAATIGWANPAPQTLSISNMGSGTLSWTASDNAAWLTVSPASGTGNGAVTLTATNGTLGAGIYSATVTITAPGAATRIVPVTFTLTTTAGAPPAASAIGASPASLSFAATIGWANPAPQTLSISNTGSGTLTWTASDNAAWLTVSPASGTGNGAVTLTATNGTLGAGTYSATVTITASGTAPRTVPVTFTLATTAGAPPAASAIGVSPASLSFAATVGVANPAPQTLSISNTGSGTLTWTASDNAAWLTVSPASGTGNGAVTLTATNGTLGAGTYSATVTITAPGAVTRTVPVTFTLASTAPPAIGTSPASLSFAATVGWANPAPQTLSISNTGSGTLSWTASDNAAWLTVSPASGTGNGAVTLTVTNGTLSPGIYSATVTITAPGAATRTVPVTFALR; encoded by the coding sequence ATGAACTGGGGAAGCGCTTTTGCTGGCATACTACTACTGTGGTCGACTCCTGCATGGAGTGCCACGTTGACGTGGAATGCCAATCTCGAACCAGACTTGGCGGGATACCGTATCTATCAATGCAGTCAGCAGCCGTGCACTCGCGTATCTAGCAACGCCTCTCTTCTCGTCATTTTGGGAACGGCGACGAGTTTCAATATCGGGACTCCGGCGCTCACGCAGTACTACTTCATTACAGCCTATGACTTTTCCAATAATGAGTCCTTCGCGAGCACCCTCGCGATCTACACACCGGCTGGTGCACCCGCACCTGGCCCCGCACCCACACCCACGCCCACACCGACGCCCACACCGACGCCCACGCCGACGCCCACATCTCCGGTGATTGGGGCGAGTCCGACAAGCCTGTCCTTCGCTGCAACAATTGGTTGGGCCAACCCCGCGCCCCAGACCTTGAGCATCAGCAACATGGGGAGCGGCACGCTCTCGTGGACCGCCAGTGACAATGCGGCCTGGTTGACGGTGAGTCCGGCCTCGGGGACTGGAAACGGCGCCGTGACGCTGACGGCAACCAACGGCACGCTGGGCGCCGGTATCTACAGTGCCACGGTCACCATTACGGCCCCAGGGGCCGCCACGCGCATCGTGCCGGTGACATTCACCCTCACGACAACTGCCGGGGCGCCGCCCGCGGCATCGGCCATCGGAGCGAGTCCGGCGAGCCTGTCCTTCGCTGCAACAATTGGCTGGGCCAACCCCGCGCCCCAGACCTTGAGCATCAGCAACACGGGGAGTGGCACGCTCACGTGGACCGCCAGTGATAATGCGGCCTGGTTGACGGTGAGTCCGGCCTCGGGGACTGGAAACGGCGCCGTGACGCTGACGGCAACCAATGGCACATTGGGCGCCGGTACCTACAGTGCCACGGTCACCATCACGGCCTCCGGGACCGCCCCGCGCACCGTGCCGGTGACATTCACCCTCGCGACAACCGCCGGGGCACCGCCCGCGGCATCGGCCATCGGAGTGAGTCCGGCGAGCCTGTCCTTCGCTGCAACAGTGGGCGTCGCTAACCCCGCGCCCCAGACCTTGAGCATCAGCAACACGGGGAGTGGTACGCTCACGTGGACCGCCAGTGATAATGCGGCCTGGTTGACGGTGAGTCCGGCCTCGGGGACTGGAAACGGCGCCGTGACGCTGACGGCAACCAACGGCACGTTGGGCGCCGGTACCTACAGCGCCACGGTCACTATCACGGCCCCTGGGGCCGTCACGCGCACCGTGCCGGTGACATTCACCCTCGCGTCAACCGCCCCGCCTGCCATTGGAACGAGTCCGGCGAGCCTGTCCTTCGCTGCAACAGTTGGTTGGGCTAACCCCGCGCCCCAGACCTTGAGCATCAGCAACACGGGGAGCGGCACGCTCTCGTGGACCGCCAGTGACAATGCGGCCTGGTTGACGGTGAGCCCAGCCTCGGGGACTGGAAACGGCGCCGTGACGCTGACTGTCACCAACGGCACGCTGAGCCCCGGTATCTACAGCGCCACGGTCACCATCACGGCCCCCGGGGCCGCCACGCGCACCGTGCCGGTGACATTCGCCCTAAGGTGA
- a CDS encoding acyloxyacyl hydrolase gives MSRVKFLFAVVALVFVFLVPCLSQAEEIRLNSIGVRGGASGSSPIGKKETQYFQEYDLMANWSMPWGWYSESGWGVGTRLMGSAGAIRASGDTAFVATLVPGFVFGKKDGWLSLEVGGGGALLSQHKFAHQDLGGTFQFVWDTALRAKVYGGIGLGYWFHHMSDAGLYGRDGRGFDCHMIEVSYRF, from the coding sequence ATGTCACGCGTGAAATTTCTGTTCGCCGTGGTCGCCCTCGTATTCGTCTTTCTCGTTCCCTGTCTCAGTCAGGCAGAAGAGATTCGCTTGAACAGCATCGGGGTTCGTGGGGGAGCCAGCGGAAGCTCTCCGATCGGGAAGAAGGAGACGCAATACTTTCAGGAGTATGACCTGATGGCGAACTGGTCCATGCCATGGGGGTGGTATTCCGAGTCTGGGTGGGGTGTTGGGACAAGATTAATGGGCAGTGCCGGCGCAATACGGGCATCGGGGGATACCGCATTTGTGGCCACGTTGGTTCCAGGGTTTGTATTCGGGAAAAAAGACGGATGGCTCTCATTAGAAGTTGGAGGAGGGGGCGCGCTTCTCAGCCAGCATAAATTTGCACATCAGGATCTGGGGGGCACGTTCCAGTTTGTCTGGGATACCGCGCTCAGAGCCAAAGTCTACGGTGGCATCGGCCTGGGTTATTGGTTTCATCATATGTCCGATGCTGGTCTCTATGGGCGCGATGGTCGTGGATTCGATTGCCATATGATCGAGGTCAGCTATCGATTTTGA
- a CDS encoding diguanylate cyclase: MNTERRSPFTANRFPDWMDRHHIRLLFLFAIMTMVTLLCLGWAIHTIHQRLIQSSGHSLVQAATDAASKLDMMILERASDIQLLSAAPIAQGQNPEALTQYLRKLLHAYPAYQWIGATDSRGRIIAATDSSNTALDQSQRPWFQVVRSLTSVRILDAQMREASDVSSAITVIAPLRSPDGRFLGAVKAVVGIPSLITILDDTMLVLKDIEWTEESHLEYQLLNENGDLLADSALRQGGHLNLKRLGVPSATLVSSNARGFVEETHLRRGASVITAYAQLTIPHSDPILRWGILIRVDRGSILTPIRSFLWKLSGLSLLLLLPLAGLVLWMIKARHEEWSSASRESQRASDAESALTKRTEALQALVVATQTLSAQQELDELLEQLLSIARGITSARYAALAVSRNDQRTAGQFFSTGIDDAAADAIRTLPLELGARKSIGQENEALSLNHLTTYWASLGLPADHRPMTSYLGVSIRCHDQFFGRLSLANKLTPNGLITDFNEMDEQIVLTLAAQAGTVIQNLELLHESKELAKHDSLTELLNHSAILNALEQELSRAERNHHPVGVLIADLDHFKRVNDTYGHQVGDTVLREAAERLRETARGYDHVGRAGGEEFLIVVPNCDLEALRECAERFRTAISDMPFETPSGPLTITVSIGATVCSPEYPLSSELLRKMADYALYRVKNHGRNGVDIVPHPHVLVGEQMRKTA, encoded by the coding sequence TTGAATACAGAACGTCGATCACCATTTACGGCAAACCGCTTCCCCGACTGGATGGACCGCCATCACATTCGGCTCCTGTTCCTGTTCGCGATCATGACGATGGTGACGCTCCTCTGCCTGGGTTGGGCCATCCACACCATCCACCAGCGGTTGATCCAATCCAGTGGCCATAGCCTTGTGCAGGCTGCCACGGATGCCGCCAGTAAACTGGACATGATGATCCTGGAGCGAGCGAGCGATATTCAGCTGCTCTCCGCGGCTCCGATCGCTCAAGGCCAGAATCCTGAGGCCCTGACACAATATCTCCGCAAATTGCTGCATGCGTACCCGGCCTATCAGTGGATCGGCGCGACAGACTCACGGGGTAGGATCATCGCCGCAACTGATTCGTCGAACACCGCCCTCGATCAGAGCCAGCGCCCCTGGTTCCAGGTAGTTCGCTCCCTCACGAGCGTCAGGATTCTGGATGCGCAGATGCGTGAAGCATCAGATGTGAGCTCGGCGATCACGGTGATCGCGCCTCTGCGCAGTCCAGACGGTCGTTTTCTCGGTGCCGTCAAGGCTGTCGTAGGCATTCCTTCTCTCATCACAATCCTTGACGACACGATGCTGGTACTCAAGGATATCGAATGGACCGAAGAGTCGCACCTTGAATATCAGCTCCTCAACGAAAACGGCGATCTGCTCGCCGATTCAGCGCTACGACAAGGCGGCCACCTCAACCTCAAACGGCTTGGCGTCCCTTCCGCCACATTGGTGTCCAGCAACGCTCGTGGATTTGTCGAGGAAACGCACCTTCGCCGAGGCGCCTCCGTCATCACCGCCTATGCGCAACTGACCATCCCCCATTCCGACCCCATCCTCCGATGGGGCATCTTAATTCGCGTAGACCGGGGCAGCATTCTTACCCCCATTCGATCGTTTCTCTGGAAACTCTCAGGGCTGTCACTACTGCTCCTTCTGCCGCTCGCCGGGCTTGTGCTGTGGATGATTAAGGCCCGCCATGAAGAATGGAGCAGCGCGAGTCGAGAATCTCAGCGAGCGAGCGACGCGGAATCAGCCCTCACGAAACGAACGGAGGCGCTTCAAGCCTTGGTCGTGGCCACACAGACATTGTCTGCGCAGCAAGAACTCGACGAGCTGCTTGAGCAACTCCTCAGTATTGCCAGGGGAATCACCAGCGCGCGCTACGCGGCGTTAGCCGTCTCACGCAATGACCAGCGAACAGCAGGGCAGTTCTTCAGCACCGGAATCGATGATGCGGCGGCTGACGCCATCCGAACACTTCCCCTCGAACTGGGAGCGCGAAAATCAATTGGCCAGGAGAACGAGGCACTGTCCCTGAATCATCTTACGACATACTGGGCCTCCCTAGGGCTTCCAGCAGACCATAGGCCCATGACGTCATACCTCGGAGTATCGATCCGGTGCCATGACCAATTCTTCGGTCGACTGTCGCTCGCCAACAAACTGACGCCGAACGGCCTCATCACTGACTTCAACGAAATGGACGAACAGATTGTCCTGACTTTGGCCGCCCAAGCCGGCACCGTCATTCAAAATCTAGAACTGCTTCACGAATCAAAGGAGCTGGCTAAGCACGATTCGTTGACGGAATTATTAAACCATTCGGCCATCCTCAACGCCCTGGAGCAAGAACTCTCACGGGCTGAGCGAAACCATCACCCCGTGGGAGTCCTGATCGCTGACCTGGACCATTTCAAGCGGGTCAATGATACCTATGGACACCAGGTTGGAGACACCGTCCTTCGAGAAGCCGCAGAAAGACTCCGTGAAACCGCACGGGGCTACGATCATGTTGGTCGCGCGGGAGGTGAAGAGTTCTTGATTGTAGTGCCGAATTGCGATCTAGAGGCGTTGAGAGAATGTGCCGAACGTTTTAGGACCGCCATCAGCGACATGCCCTTTGAGACACCAAGTGGCCCGCTCACCATTACCGTGAGCATCGGGGCGACGGTCTGCTCACCCGAATATCCCTTGAGCTCTGAACTGTTGAGGAAAATGGCCGACTACGCGCTCTATCGTGTCAAAAACCATGGCAGAAATGGGGTCGACATCGTTCCCCATCCCCACGTACTGGTGGGAGAGCAGATGAGAAAGACCGCCTAA
- a CDS encoding DEAD/DEAH box helicase, which yields MKHDSTNPPAETPAKGFSPGFAALGLEAALLTTLDTLGYEEPTPIQREAIPPFLAGRDLLGQAATGTGKTAAFTLPMLQRIAHSARRCPSALILVPTRELAMQVGEAVTRYGKELKITVLPVYGGQAIGPQLHALKRGVDVIVATPGRALDHIRRKTLQLKTIQMVVLDEADEMLDMGFADDLDAILEQVPKERQTALFSATMPPRIASIAKRHLKEPVEIKIAKEPLKAGAAPRVHQTAYIVTRPHKVAALARILDMEAPKSALVFCRTRIEVDELTAMLTSRGHKAEAIHGGMNQPQRDRVMASFRSGQTELLVATDVAARGLDIPSVSHVVNYDLPMSSEVYVHRIGRTGRAGREGSAITVLDPREQRLLWNIEQLTKAKIVVTQVPTIADLRTKRLARTKAALEEVLAAGELDLFRAVVASMAEQGDPVEVAAAALKLVFRLQGGERKEYDIPAVSNRPPERPSMGRRPMEDSRSDPRGRAGAMMPREGQGRPFNPSGRGGRTPGMAKVYIGAGREAGIRAGDLVGAIANEAGLNSSSIGAVEIMDRFSLVEVPEVMAREIIETLSRTRIKGQKVGVRLFLEQPRGGRA from the coding sequence ATGAAACACGATAGCACCAACCCACCGGCGGAAACGCCGGCGAAAGGGTTTTCTCCCGGTTTCGCCGCGTTGGGCCTGGAAGCGGCGCTGCTCACTACGCTCGATACGCTGGGCTATGAAGAGCCCACGCCGATCCAGCGTGAAGCGATTCCTCCGTTTTTGGCAGGCCGCGATCTCTTGGGCCAAGCGGCAACCGGAACCGGTAAGACGGCGGCCTTCACGTTGCCGATGCTCCAACGCATCGCCCATTCGGCTCGGCGCTGTCCCTCCGCGCTCATCCTGGTCCCGACGAGAGAGTTGGCAATGCAGGTCGGTGAAGCCGTCACACGCTACGGCAAGGAACTGAAGATCACCGTACTCCCGGTCTACGGTGGACAGGCCATCGGTCCCCAGCTTCATGCACTGAAGCGCGGGGTCGACGTCATCGTGGCGACGCCTGGGCGTGCGCTGGACCATATTCGCCGCAAAACGCTACAACTCAAAACGATTCAGATGGTCGTGTTGGACGAAGCCGATGAGATGTTGGACATGGGCTTTGCCGACGACCTGGACGCTATTCTTGAACAGGTGCCGAAAGAGCGGCAGACGGCTCTGTTCTCCGCGACCATGCCACCCAGGATTGCGTCTATTGCCAAGCGCCACCTCAAGGAGCCGGTCGAGATCAAAATTGCGAAAGAACCGCTGAAGGCGGGCGCCGCTCCACGTGTGCACCAAACGGCCTATATCGTCACCAGACCGCATAAAGTAGCGGCATTGGCGCGCATCTTGGATATGGAGGCGCCGAAATCCGCCCTCGTGTTCTGCCGCACACGTATCGAAGTCGATGAACTCACCGCGATGTTGACCAGCCGCGGACACAAGGCCGAAGCGATCCATGGCGGAATGAATCAGCCCCAGCGCGATCGTGTGATGGCGTCGTTCCGGTCCGGTCAAACAGAACTCCTCGTGGCGACCGATGTGGCTGCCCGTGGATTGGACATTCCCTCCGTGTCGCATGTGGTGAACTACGATCTGCCCATGTCTTCTGAGGTCTATGTCCATCGCATTGGACGAACAGGGCGGGCGGGACGTGAAGGGTCGGCGATTACCGTTCTCGATCCGCGGGAGCAGCGATTGTTATGGAATATTGAGCAATTGACGAAGGCGAAGATTGTCGTGACTCAAGTGCCGACCATTGCCGACCTCCGCACGAAACGGCTTGCACGAACCAAAGCGGCGCTCGAAGAAGTGCTGGCGGCCGGTGAGCTGGATCTGTTTCGGGCCGTGGTGGCCTCGATGGCTGAACAGGGAGACCCGGTGGAAGTGGCGGCGGCCGCCCTCAAGCTCGTGTTTCGTCTGCAGGGTGGTGAGCGGAAGGAATACGATATTCCGGCCGTGTCGAACAGGCCACCAGAGCGTCCATCGATGGGGCGCCGCCCCATGGAGGATTCTCGGTCGGACCCTCGCGGGAGGGCCGGAGCCATGATGCCGAGAGAAGGACAGGGCAGACCGTTCAACCCGTCTGGTCGTGGCGGACGAACGCCGGGTATGGCAAAGGTCTACATCGGCGCAGGCCGTGAGGCAGGTATCCGGGCGGGCGATCTCGTCGGCGCGATTGCCAACGAGGCGGGACTCAATTCGAGTTCGATCGGCGCCGTCGAAATTATGGATCGATTCTCGCTGGTGGAAGTGCCTGAAGTGATGGCGCGCGAGATCATCGAGACCCTCAGCCGCACCAGGATTAAGGGACAGAAGGTCGGCGTGCGATTGTTTCTGGAGCAGCCAAGGGGTGGGCGGGCATAG
- a CDS encoding inorganic pyrophosphatase, whose protein sequence is MSGNQADSMLRLMSLMFRAHPWHGVSIGEKAPEVVTAYIEIVPTDTVKYEVDKVSGFLKVDRPQRFSNYCPVYYGLVPQTYCGDGVAALFAARAKRPGMVGDHDPLDICVLTEKTIPHSDILLTALPIGGLSMADDGEADDKIIAVMKDDATYGGYTDISQVPMALIDRLQHYFLTYKSAPGSTQHKVEITSIYGREEAMKVIRTSHQDYKAKFPELEMRWG, encoded by the coding sequence ATGAGCGGCAACCAAGCCGATTCCATGCTGCGACTAATGAGCCTCATGTTCAGAGCCCATCCCTGGCATGGAGTCTCCATCGGAGAGAAGGCCCCTGAGGTGGTGACGGCCTATATTGAAATCGTACCGACCGACACGGTGAAGTATGAAGTCGATAAGGTGAGCGGATTCCTCAAGGTCGATCGGCCCCAGCGATTCTCGAACTATTGCCCTGTGTATTACGGACTGGTTCCGCAAACCTATTGCGGAGACGGCGTGGCGGCGTTGTTTGCTGCACGGGCTAAACGGCCAGGGATGGTGGGTGACCACGATCCCCTCGATATCTGTGTCCTCACGGAGAAAACGATTCCACACAGCGACATTCTGCTCACGGCCTTGCCGATCGGTGGGCTCAGCATGGCAGACGATGGCGAAGCGGATGATAAGATCATCGCCGTCATGAAAGACGATGCGACCTATGGAGGATATACAGATATCAGCCAGGTTCCCATGGCGCTGATCGATCGTCTGCAGCATTATTTCTTGACCTATAAGAGTGCGCCAGGCAGCACCCAGCATAAGGTCGAAATAACGAGCATCTATGGTCGCGAGGAAGCCATGAAGGTTATCCGGACCAGCCATCAGGATTACAAGGCGAAGTTCCCTGAGTTGGAAATGCGGTGGGGGTAA
- a CDS encoding DEAD/DEAH box helicase family protein, whose amino-acid sequence MTLSPWTAKLREWQARAVSSVLTHTRPDFLATATPAAGKTRFALRIAHQYLADRVATRILVICPTNHLRTQWATAAGLVGIQLDPALTNEQGIEARDYHGAVVTYQQVCLAPGVFQRACRNRPTLLIFDELHHAGEGKDWGNALRESFDDAVFRLALSGTPFRSDNNPIPYVRYEQGESQADFTYGYAEAIRESVCRPILFPSYEGELTWLSEGREHRATFEDGLTFELQRERLKTALLQDSWLGPVITDAHAELRRLRKQEQPDAGGLIVTMNQDHARQVAELVGRITGSRAHVAISDDPSASKTIEAFSQHKTQQWLVAVNMVSEGVDIPRLRVGVYATNVLTEMYFRQVVGRFVRMQEGIPKPQRAWLYLPKDATLVHYAKRIKAERDHVLEEIMPSAQRTLFGTAATSLKEYIPLHGIARMDTLIGGDEGEPALDGKGFVEPPVALHDKKNELRDQHRSLVGSVSRKTGVDHRQLNAELIKRTGGRVEQATVAQLARRIVLLEKWRDSGFDGGRARV is encoded by the coding sequence GTGACCCTGTCTCCTTGGACGGCCAAACTGCGCGAGTGGCAAGCTCGCGCCGTATCCAGCGTCCTGACCCATACGCGTCCTGACTTTCTTGCAACGGCCACACCCGCTGCGGGGAAAACGAGATTTGCCCTGCGCATTGCCCATCAATATCTGGCAGATCGGGTGGCGACCCGTATCCTGGTGATCTGTCCGACGAATCACTTGCGTACGCAATGGGCGACCGCAGCCGGCCTGGTGGGGATTCAACTGGATCCGGCGTTGACGAACGAGCAAGGCATCGAAGCGCGCGATTATCATGGCGCCGTCGTGACCTACCAGCAAGTCTGTCTCGCGCCTGGCGTGTTCCAGCGTGCCTGCCGGAATCGGCCCACGCTGCTCATCTTCGACGAGTTGCACCATGCAGGCGAGGGGAAAGATTGGGGCAACGCCCTGCGGGAATCGTTCGACGATGCGGTGTTTCGCCTGGCCTTATCCGGAACCCCGTTTCGCTCCGACAACAATCCGATTCCCTATGTGCGGTACGAGCAGGGTGAGAGTCAGGCCGATTTCACCTATGGCTATGCCGAGGCGATTCGCGAAAGCGTTTGCCGTCCGATTCTCTTTCCGAGTTACGAGGGGGAACTGACGTGGCTTTCAGAGGGACGCGAACATCGAGCGACATTTGAAGATGGACTCACGTTCGAGTTGCAACGGGAACGGCTCAAGACTGCGCTGTTGCAAGACAGTTGGCTGGGCCCGGTGATTACGGATGCCCATGCCGAGTTACGCCGGCTTCGCAAACAAGAACAGCCCGATGCCGGGGGACTCATTGTCACGATGAATCAGGACCATGCCCGGCAGGTCGCAGAACTGGTAGGGCGTATCACGGGCAGCCGTGCTCATGTCGCCATCTCGGACGATCCGTCGGCTTCGAAGACGATCGAGGCCTTCTCGCAACATAAAACTCAGCAATGGCTCGTGGCTGTGAACATGGTGAGCGAAGGCGTCGATATTCCAAGGCTCCGCGTCGGCGTCTACGCCACAAACGTGCTGACCGAGATGTATTTCCGTCAGGTCGTCGGCCGATTCGTCCGGATGCAGGAGGGGATCCCGAAGCCGCAGCGGGCCTGGCTCTACCTGCCGAAGGACGCCACCCTCGTTCACTATGCTAAGCGGATCAAGGCGGAGCGCGACCATGTGCTGGAAGAGATCATGCCCTCCGCGCAGCGAACACTCTTCGGGACGGCGGCCACATCGCTGAAAGAATACATCCCCCTCCATGGGATCGCTCGAATGGATACGCTGATCGGAGGGGATGAGGGGGAGCCCGCTCTTGATGGCAAGGGGTTCGTCGAGCCGCCGGTGGCACTGCATGATAAAAAGAACGAACTGCGAGACCAGCACCGTTCCCTCGTCGGCTCGGTGTCTCGAAAGACCGGCGTCGACCATCGACAACTCAATGCGGAACTCATCAAGCGGACAGGCGGGCGGGTCGAACAAGCGACCGTCGCGCAACTGGCCCGCCGTATTGTGCTACTGGAAAAGTGGCGGGATTCTGGCTTCGACGGCGGGCGAGCACGAGTCTAA